GCGCCGTCCGCCATGGCTTCGCACGCCCGGGAGGCCCGTCGCGCCGCGCAGCGCGTCGGCCTGGTGCCGACGATGGGCGCGCTGCACGCAGGCCACGTCGCCCTGATCGCGGAGGCGCGCCGGCGCGCCGACCTCGTGGTGATGAGCGTGTTCGTCAATCCGCTGCAATTCGGCCCGGGCGAGGACTTCGCGCGCTATCCCCGCGACCTGGCGCGGGACAGCGCCGTGGCGCGCGGCGCCGGGGTGGACGTGCTGTGGGCGCCCTCGACCGAAGGGATGTACCCCGAGCCGCCGCAGGTCACGGTCGTGGCGGGGCCCGCCGCCGACCGGCTGGAGGGAGCGACGCGGCCCGGGCACTTCACCGGGGTGCTGACCGTGGTCCTGAAGCTGTTCGGCGTCGTCCAGCCCGACGTGGCGGTGTTCGGACGCAAGGACTTCCAGCAGGCCGCGCTCATCCGGCGGATGGTGCGCGACCTCAACCTGCCGGTCGAGATCGTGGTGGTGCCGACGGTCCGGGAGCCGGACGGGCTCGCGCTCTCGTCGCGCAACGCCTACCTGGACGCGTCGTCCCGCGCGGCCGCGACGGCCCTGGCGCGCGCGCTCGCCTGCGGCGCGGCGGTCTTCCGGGGAGGCGAGCGCGGAGCGGCCGCCGTCGCGGAGAGCGCCCGGCGGGTGCTCGAGGGCGCCGGCCTGGCCGTGGACTACGTGGCGTGCGTCGGCCCGGACGATCTCGAGCCGCTCGAATCGGTGGACGCACGATCGGTGCTGGCGGTGGCGGCCCGGGTGGGCGGCACGCGGCTCATCGACAACGTGGTTCTGGGCGCGGGTCTGGAGGGGGACGTCCGTGTCGCCGGATGAGGTCCGCCGTGCGCTGCCGCCCTGGTCGGTCGTGGGGGCCGGCCGCATCGAGCACATCGCCCGGGTGGTGGCGGTGCTCGAGCGGTGGGGCGCCGGGCGTGGCGTGCCGGCGGCCGAGCTGGCGCGGTGGCGTCGCGCGGCCCTGCTGCACGACGCGCTGCGCGACGCCGACGAGACCGTGCTCGGGCGCTACGGCCCTCACCCGCCCTGGCCGGTGAAGACCTGGCACGGGCCCGCAGCGGCGACCGCCGCCGCCGCCGACGGCGAGCACGACCAGGGCGTGCTCGACGCCGTGCGCTACCACTCCTTCGGCTACGCCCGGTGGGACGCGGCCGGACGCATGCTCTACCTCGCCGACTACATCGAGCCCGGGCGCACCTACGAACGGGTGGCGCTGGACGGCTGGCTGGCGCGTTGCCCGGCCGAGCCGGCCGCGGTGCTCCGCGAGGTGGCGGCGATGCGCATCGGGTGGCGGCTCAAGTCCGGCGGCCCGATCGCCCTGGAGACGTGGGAATTCTGGAACAGCCTCGTCGCGGACGCCTCGTCGTCGTCGGGCTGATCGGGCTCGGCGTGGCCGCCGCGGTGCTCGCCACCTGGTGGTGGGCGCGCACGCCCGCGCGTGTCGCGCCCGCTCGGCCGATCCCGGGCGAGCGCGACCACGTGGTGGTGGAGGTGCTCAACCCCACGCCGGCCGTGGGGCTGGCCCGCGCCGCCACCCGCCTGCTGCGCGACGCCGGCATCGACGTGGTCTACTTCGGCTCGGATACGGGACAGGTCGGGGATTCGACCCAGGTGCTGGTGCGGCGGGGCAGCCTGGCGGGCGGGACGCGGGTGGCGCGCGCGCTAGGCGTCCGGACGGTGCGCCAGCTCCCGGATGCCGGCCGGCTGGTGGACGTCACCGTGCGCCTGGGCAGGGACCTCGCCACCCGGCTCGCCGCGCAGAATCCGTAGCTGGCCGCACGCGGCGGCGATGTCGAGGCCGCGGCTCCGCCGCGCGACCGCCTCGACGCCGCGGCGCCGCAGTCCCGCCGCGAAGCCGGCGATGCGTCCCCGCGGCGTCGGCGCCAGCCCCGGCGCCCCGCCGGGATGCAGGGGCAACAGGTTGACCATCGCGCCGGCGCGCCGCGCGATCCGCGCCAGCTCGACCAGGTCCTCGTCGCGGTCGTTCACCCCGTCGATCAGCACATACTCGAAGGTCACCCGCCGGCGGAACGCCGTGAGCGCGGCCAGCAGGTCGCCGAGGTGGTAGCGCTTCTCGATCGGCATCAGGGTGAGCCGGGTCGCGCTGGTGGGCGCGTGCAGCGACACGGCGAGGCGGAACTGCTCGGGCCGCTTCGCCAGCTCGGCGAGCGACGGCAGGATCCCCACCGTGGACACCGTGATGTGCCGCGCCCCGATGCCCAGCGCGTCCGGGTGGTTGAGCAGCGTCAGGGCGGCCGAGACGGCCGGCCAGTTCAGCAGCGGCTCGCCCATTCCCATGAACACGACGTTGGTCGGCGTCACGGGCTCGGCTGCGAGCAGCAGCTCGCGCACCTGCGCCGCGATCTCCCACGCCGCCAGATTGCGCTTCAGGCCCATCGTGCCGGTCGCGCAGAAGGCGCAGCGCAGCGGGCACCCGGCCTGGGACGAGATGCACAGCGTGCGGCGCGCTCCCTCGGGGATCAGGACCGACTCGATCGCTTCCCCGTCGGGCAGCCGCCACAGCATCTTCTCCGTTCCGTCGCCCGAGACTTGCCGGGTCTCGAGCACGAGCGAGGGCAGGGGCCACTCGGCGTCGAGCGCCTCGCGCAGCGCCACCGGAAGGTCGGTGGCGTCCGTCCAACGGCGCACCGGCCGCTGCCACAGCCGCGGCAGCACCTGGGTGAGGCGATAGGGCGGCTCTCCGCGGCCGGCCAGCCACGTGCCCAGCGCATCCCTGGCCGCAGCGGGCACGAGGTCCAGCAGGTTGTTCATCGCCACGCCGTCGTGAGGCCGAACCGGTAGGTCGCGCCGAAGTCGTTCACCCCCCCGTCCCGGGCCAGGTAGACCCGATACCGGCCGGCGACGACCCCGAAGCCCAGGCGGCTGCGCCACACGGACACGCCGTCCTCGACCTCGCGCGCCGCGCCCACGTCCACCTCGAGCACGCGCGCCAGCGCGAGGCCCGCGGAGAGCAGGTGCTGCACGCCCTCCCCGTGGGACCAGGTGGCGCCGTAGCGCAGGGTCACGACGCCGCTGCTGCCCAGCATCGGGCTGGGCAGTGTGCGGTAGGAGGTAGCGACGCTGTAGGACGCCGCCTCCTCCGCCTGCCGGAACGTCGGATCGAAGAACCGGGTCGCGAACGCGAGCGTGATGCGGTTCGGGTCCGTGTAGCGCAGGCCCACGTCCAGCCCCAGCTGGTTGCGGGACTCGACATCGAGCTGCCCCGCCATGCTGCGCACCGCCGCGCCCGCCACCAGGCCCGGAGCGACGGAGCGGGCGAAGCCCAGCGAGATCACCTCCGCGTACACGGGGACGTCGCCCCCGATGCCCTCCGGGCTCGTCTCCGTGCGGACCAGGCCGTCCACGCCCAGCCGGCCGTACACCGCGTTGAGCGTGCCGAGCGCGCCCAGGCGGATCCCCACCGCAGCGATGCCTCCGCTCACGCCGACGTCGGAAGGGGCGTGGATCGCCTCCACGCCGATGCGCAGCATCGAGCCGGACCGGTCGAGAACCACGGCGGGCATCCAGAGGGCGGCCGACCCGTCCTCGACCAGTGGCGGCGGCACCACGAGCGTCGCGCCGGCGACCTGCCACAGGTCGGAGGCGACGGCCGCCTGGCCGAACGCGTCGCGCGCGATGCCGAGACGGCCGACGACCACGAGGGCGAGGACGGCTCCGCGGGCGCGCATGGGCGAAGCTTCACCCGTGGATTGGCCGCTGTCAAGCGATCGGTCAGCTTGCTCAAGTTGTGGAGCGCCATTAACTTCCGCGCGTCATGAGGCGCCTCCCGCCGTCGTGCTCCTGAGCCAACTGCTGGCCCCAGAACGCGTCCGAGTCCCCCTCGTCTCGCGGGACAAGGCGACCATCCTTCGCGAGCTGGTGGAGCTGCTGGTCCACTCCTCCGGCGGCTCGCCCGAGGACATCCTGCACGCCGTCCGCGAGAGGGAGGACTGCCAGTCCACGGGCTTCGGCCACGGAGTGGCGATCCCCCACGCGCGCACCCCTTCGCTGCCGGGCCTGATGCTCGTGGCGGGTCAGACCTCGACCCCCATCGACTACGGGGCCCTGGACGGCAAGCCCGTACGGCTGTTCTTCCTGCTGGCGGGGCCCGAGACCGTGGCGGCATCGCAGGTGCGCGTGCTGGCCCGGATCGCCCGCCTGGTGCGGCGCGAGTACGTGCGGGACCGGCTGCTGGAGGCGGGAACGGCCGAGGCGTTCTGCCAGGTGGTGCGCGAGGCCGAGGGGCAGTGAGCCCGGATCAGGACGTCCCGAGCCGGGCGTGGGTGGCGCTGGTCCTGTGGCTGGTGCTGCAGGTGACGTTGACGTCGCTGCCGGGGAAGGCCATCCCGGTCGACCTGCCGCATCCGCTGGACTGGCTCGGCCACGCCTCCCTGTACGCCGGGATCGGGGGGCTGGTGGCGCGGGTGGGGGTGCTGCGGCGCTGGCCGTCTCGGCGCCTCGTCGTGGCCGGGATCCTGCTCTCGGCGTGGGCCGCGCTCGACGAGCTGCACCAGCTGTTCATTCCGGGCCGCGACGCCGAGGTGAGCGACTGGGTGAGCGACACCGTGGGCGGTGCGCTGGGACTCTACGTGGGGATGCGACTGATGAATTCGAGGTTCGCCCGATGGCTTCGCTAGCCGCGACGTCACTGCGCACGCACTGGTGCGGAGAGCTGCGCGCGGCGCATGCCGGCTCGGAGGTCCGCCTCGGCGGCTGGGTGCACCGCCGGCGCGACCTCGGCGGCATCGTGTTCGTGGACCTGCGCGACCGGGAGGGGATCGTCCAGGTCGCCTTCGGCCCGGGCTGGTCGCCGCCGGAGGTCCTCGAGCGCGCGGGAGCGCTGGTGGCCGAGGCGGCCATCATCGTCCACGGCGTCGTGGAGCGCCGTCCCGCGGGGCAGGCCAACGACGAGATGCCCACCGGCGAGGTCGAGGTGCATGCGACCTCGGTCGCGATCGTCGGCCCGACCGTCACGCCGGCCATCCCCGTCGCGCGGGTGCGCGGGGAGGCGCTGGCGGCCGAGGAGCTGCGGCTGCGCTACCGCTACCTCGACCTGCGGCGCCCCGAGCTGTACCGGAGCCTGGAGCTGCGGCACCGCCTGCTGCAGCGCACCCGGAGCGAGCTGGCGCGCCGCGGCTTCCTCGAGGTCGAGACCCCGATCCTCACCAAGCCGACGCCGGAAGGGGCCCGGGATTTCCTGGTGCCCTCGCGCGTGTACCCGGGGCAGTTCTACGCGCTGCCCCAGTCGCCGCAGCTCTACAAGCAGCTGCTGATGGTGTCGGGGTACGACCGCTACTTCCAGCTGGCCCGCTGCTTCCGGGACGAGGACCAGCGGGCTGACCGCCAGCTCGAGTTCACGCAGATCGACCTCGAGTGCTCGTTCGTCACGCCCGAGGACATCTACGCGGTCACGGAGGCGGTGCTGGTCGCGCTGTGGGACGAGGCGGGCAAGCAGGTCCAGGCGCCGTTCCCGCGGATGGCGTATCGCGACGCGATGGCGCGCTACGGCACCGACAAGCCCGACCTCCGCTTCGGGCTCGAGATCCGCGACCTCACCGCGCGGATCGGCGAGGGGAGCGGCGAGTTCCTCCGGGCCGCGGTCGCGCGCGGCGAGCACGTGCACGCGCTGGTGGTGCCCGGCGGGGCGGCGCTGTCGCGCAAGGACCTGGATCAGCTCACCGCCGAGGCCAAGACGATGCGCGCGTCGGGGCTGGTGTGGGCGAAGCGCGCCGCGGACGGCGTCACCGGGCCGGGCGCGAAGGCCTTCGGGGAGGCGGCGCTGGAGGCGCTGGCGCTGGCCGAGGGCGACCTGGTGCTGGGGTGCGCGGGCCCCGACGCCGTGGCGCTGCCCGCCCTGGGCCGGGTGCGGCTGGCGGTGATCGCGCGGCTGGAGCCGGCGCCCGCCCGCGAGCACGCGTTCGTCTGGATCGAGCAGTTCCCCTTGTTCGAGCGCGAGCTCGAGACGGGGGCGCTCACGTTCATGCACCATCCGTTCACGGCGCCGCATCCGGACGACGTCGGGCTGCTGACCGCGAACCCGGAGGCGGCGCGCTCGCTGCACTACGACCCGGTCTACAACGGCGTCGAGCTGGGCAGCGGCTCGATCCGCATCACCGATCCGGCGCTCCAGTCGCTGGTGTTCGAGCGGCTCGGGCTGAGCGCCGAGGAGGCCGAGCACCGCTTCGGGTTCCTGCTCGAAGCCCTGCGCACCGGGGCGCCGCCGCACGGCGGCATCGCGCTCGGCTTCGACCGGATCGCCATGCTGCTGGCGGGGGGCGAGTCGCTGCGGGACGTGATCGCGTTCCCCAAGACCGCGGCCGCGCGCGCCCTGTTCGAGGGCGCGCCGACGCACGTGCGCCAGGAGGACCTCGACGTGCTGCGGGTGAGGATCGTCGAGTGACCGGCTCGGCCGACGTCGTGCACCGCCTCAGCGTGGAGGGCGCGGACCCGCTGGCGCTCTCCGGCGTGCACGACGCCAACCTGCACGAGCTGGCGCGGCTGGCGGGCGTCCGGGTCTCGCTGCGGGGCGACCAGCTCTCGCTGGCGGGCACGCTCGAGGCGGTGGAGCGCGCGACCGGGCTCGCGCAGGCGCTGGTGGACCTGGCCCGGATGGGTGAGGCGTTCGGTCCGGAGGAGGTGCGCCGCATCGCCGAGGAGGGCGCGGGGCACGGGGCGCCGGCGCCCAACGGCGACCTCAAGATCGTGCTGCCGGGGCTGCGCCGGATCGTGGCGCCGAAGACGGCCGGCCAGCGCGCCTACGTCCAGGCGATGCTCGACAACGACATCGTGGTCTCCATCGGCCCGGCCGGGACCGGGAAGACCTACCTCGCGGTCGCCGTCGCCGTGGACCTGCTGCACAAGAAGCGGGTGCGGCGCATCATCCTCGCGCGTCCGGCCGTCGAGGCCGGCGAGCGGCTCGGGTTCCTGCCGGGCGACATGCAGGCGAAGGTGGACCCGTACCTGCGCCCGCTGTACGACGCGCTCGAGGACATGATGCCGCACGACCGGGTGCAGCACGCGCTCGAGACGCGGGTGATCGAGATCGCGCCCCTGGCGTACATGCGGGGCCGGACGCTGGCCGACGCGTTCGTGATCCTCGACGAGGCGCAGAACACCACCGGGATGCAGATGAAGATGCTGCTGACCCGGCTGGGCGTGAATTCGCGGGCGGTGATCACGGCGGACAAGACGCAGATCGACCTCGCGCAGCACGAGGAGTCGGGGATCGTGCAGGTCGAGCGCATCCTGCCGGGCATCGACGGCATCGCCTTCTGCTACCTGGACGAGGCCGACGTGGTCCGGCACCGGCTGGTGCGCGAGATCATTCGCGCGTACCGGGAGGATCAGCAGAGCCGGTGAGGCTGCTGCCCGCGGTGCGCCGCCACGCCTCCCGGCTGCTGCTCGCGCTGCTGGTGGCGGTCGTGGCGTACCTGGCCTTCCCGCGGGCGGCCTGGCTGGTGTCGGCGCCGCGAGCCGTGGGCGCCGTGGCCAGCGTGGACGTGATCGCGCCCTTCGGCTTCCTGGTGCCGAAGACGGCCGCGCAGCGCGCCCGCGAGGCCGAGGCGCTGGCCGCCACCGTGAAGCCGCTGATCACCTCCCACCCGGAGCTGGCCGACAGCGCGGCGGACGCCGCGGCGCACTACTTCGCCGCGCTGGACTCTGCGGTCGCGGCCGGCGGCACGCTCCGGGACGCTTCCCGCGCGGCCGGCGTGCCGCTCGAGGGCGCCGACCTCGCGGCCCTCGCCGGCCCCGGGCAGCGCGCGGCGCTGCGGCGCTCGCTGGTCGCGGCGCTGCGCCAGTCCGCCGACGGCTATCTCGCGCCCGGCCTGTCCACCACGGAGCTCGGCCGGGATGTCGTGCTGCGGCGCGGGGCCGACGAGCGGGTCGTCACCAGCGACAGCCTGCGGCCGTTCGGGGATTTCCTCGAGCGGGCGGCCCAGCTGCAGCCGGAGCGCCGCGCGGCGGCCGCCGAGCAGGTCTACGAGCGGCTGCTCGGGACGTTCTTCCGCCCGACGCTGGTGTACGAGCGCGCCGAGACCGAGCGGCGCCGGGACGCGCTGCGCCTGACCGTCGACTCGGTCGAGGCGTCGGTCCAGCCGGGCGAGAAGATCATCGGGGCGCACGAGGTCGTGGACCAGCTCGCCGCGGCGAAGCTCGCGGCCTACCGCGCGGTGCTCGAGCGGGGCGGCGCCGGCCGGGTGCGTGGCGCGGTCTCGGCCCTCGGGCTGGTGGGCCTGGAGACCGTGCTGTGCGTGCTGTTCGGCGTCGTGTGCTACTTCGTGCGGCGCCCGCTGTACGAGTCCCTGCGCTCGCTCGGGTTCTTCGCCGCCGGCTTCGCGGTCGTGGTCGCCGCCGCGGGGATGCTGGCCCGCTGGGCGCCGGCCACGCCGGAGCTGATTCCGATCGCGCTCGCGGCCATCCCGTTCTCCGTGCTGTTCGACGGCCGCATCGCGGCGGTCGCCGCGATGGTGCTCGCGGCCGTGATCGGCGTCCAGCCGGCCTCGGGCGGCTCCCAGGCCCTGTTCCTCACCTTCGTCGGCGGCGTCGCGGCGGCGCTCTCGGTGCAGCGCATCCGGCGCCGCACCCAGACGTACTACTCCATCGCGATCGTCGCCGCGGTCTACGCCGTCGCCTCGGTGGTCTCGGGGGCTGCGGCCGGCGAGCCGGCGGCGGCGATCGGGAGATCGGCCGTCCTCGGCGGCATCAACGCCCTGGCGTCGGCGGCGCTCGCGATGCTGGTCCTGCCGCTGGCCGAGCGCTTCACCCGCAGCACGACCGACCTGACGCTGCTGGAGCTGTCGGATCCCGACCGGCCGCTGCTGCGCCGGCTCGCGACGGAGGCCCCGGGCACCTACGCGCATTCCGTCGCCATGGCCAACCTGTGCGAGGCCGCGTGCAACGCGATCGGCGCGAACGGACTGCTGGCCCGGGTCGGCTGCTACTACCACGACGTGGGGAAGCTCAAGCACCCGCAGTACTTCGCCGAAAACCAGAGCGGCGGGAAGCGGCCGCACGACCAGCTCCGGCCCAGCGTGTCGGCTGCGGTCATCCGGCGCCACGTGGAGGACGGGCTTGCCCTGGCCGCCGAGCACCGGCTGCCCGAGGCGGTGCGGGCCTTCATCCCGGAGCACCACGGCACCTCGCCGATCTCCTTCTTCCTGGAGCGGGCCCGCGCCGAGGAGCCGTCCGCCCTCGCCCGCGAGGAGCTGTTCCGCTACCCCGGCCCCCTGCCGCGCTCGGCCGAGACGGCGGTCGCGCTGCTCGGCGATGCGGTGGAAGCGGCGCTGCGGGTCCTCGACGACCCGACGCCCGAGACGGTGGCCGACGCCATCGACCACCTCATCGAGTCCAGGGTCGAGAGCGGGCAGCTGCGGGAGGCGCCGCTCACCCTCGCGCAGATCGAGACGGTCAAGCAGGAGTTCGTGCGCGCCTACACGGCGATGTTCCACAACCGCGTGGAGTACCCGGAGGATTCCGGCGGCATCACCGCTGACTGGGAGAGCGGCCACCACGGTTGACGTGCGGGTGTCGGCCGGGGTGCGCGCGAGGCTGCCGCGGGCGGAGGCCGTGCGGCTGGCGCGCGCCGTGCTGCGGGCCGAGGGCGTGCGGCGCGCCGTCCTGTCCATCTCGTTCGTGGGCCGGCGCCGCATCCGGGGCCTCAACCGCCGCCACCTCGGTCACGACCGGGAGACCGACGTCCTGGCCTTCGGTCTCGGCGGCGTGAGCGGCCTGGTGGTGGGCGACATCTACTGCGCGCCGGAGATCGCGGCCCGCCAGGCCGCGCGGTTCGGGACCGGCGAGCGCGAGGAGCTGCGCCGCCTGGTGGTGCACGGGGTCCTGCACGTGCTGGGCTACGACCATCCGGAGGGCCCGGGCCGCACCCGGGGCCGGATGTGGCGCCGCCAGGAGCTGCTGCTGGCGCGCCTGGGCCGCCGGTGACCAGCGGCGTCGCGGTGCCCCTGGCCGGGGCCGCCCTCGCCACGGCGTGGGCGGCGCTGCTGGCGCTCGCCGACGGAGCCCTGGCTGCCGATCCGGCCCTGGCCGAGACGGCGCTGGTCGGCGCCTACGCCGAGAAGCCCGAGCGGTTCCGCCGCGCGCTCGCGCTGGGCCGCATCGTCTTCCTCGCCCTCGCCGCGGTCGGGGCCTCGGGGGCGCTGGCGTGGTGGCGCACCGACATCGCCCGTGCCGCCCTGGCGCTGGCGACCGTCGTGGTCGTGGTCGCCGCTGTCGGCGACCTCGGGCCCCGCGCGCTCGGCCTGTGGCGCGGCGCGCGGCTCGGGCCCGCTGCCGTGCGCACGGCCGCCACGTCCCTCGACATCATCGTCCCCCTCATCGTCGCGGCCGGGATCGTGGACCGCGCGCTCGGCCGGCTGGTCGGCATCGCGGCCGGCGGCCAGACCGCCGCGCCCGACCCCGCCCAGCGCGACATGCTGCTCGGCGTATTCGCGCTGGCGGACACGATGGTGAGCGAGGTGATGACCCCACGCGTGGACCTCGTCGGCGTGGATTGCGC
This genomic interval from Gemmatimonadales bacterium contains the following:
- the panC gene encoding pantoate--beta-alanine ligase; the encoded protein is MASHAREARRAAQRVGLVPTMGALHAGHVALIAEARRRADLVVMSVFVNPLQFGPGEDFARYPRDLARDSAVARGAGVDVLWAPSTEGMYPEPPQVTVVAGPAADRLEGATRPGHFTGVLTVVLKLFGVVQPDVAVFGRKDFQQAALIRRMVRDLNLPVEIVVVPTVREPDGLALSSRNAYLDASSRAAATALARALACGAAVFRGGERGAAAVAESARRVLEGAGLAVDYVACVGPDDLEPLESVDARSVLAVAARVGGTRLIDNVVLGAGLEGDVRVAG
- a CDS encoding HD domain-containing protein, producing the protein MSPDEVRRALPPWSVVGAGRIEHIARVVAVLERWGAGRGVPAAELARWRRAALLHDALRDADETVLGRYGPHPPWPVKTWHGPAAATAAAADGEHDQGVLDAVRYHSFGYARWDAAGRMLYLADYIEPGRTYERVALDGWLARCPAEPAAVLREVAAMRIGWRLKSGGPIALETWEFWNSLVADASSSSG
- a CDS encoding LytR C-terminal domain-containing protein, whose translation is MGILEQPRRGRLVVVGLIGLGVAAAVLATWWWARTPARVAPARPIPGERDHVVVEVLNPTPAVGLARAATRLLRDAGIDVVYFGSDTGQVGDSTQVLVRRGSLAGGTRVARALGVRTVRQLPDAGRLVDVTVRLGRDLATRLAAQNP
- the rlmN gene encoding 23S rRNA (adenine(2503)-C(2))-methyltransferase RlmN, with translation MNNLLDLVPAAARDALGTWLAGRGEPPYRLTQVLPRLWQRPVRRWTDATDLPVALREALDAEWPLPSLVLETRQVSGDGTEKMLWRLPDGEAIESVLIPEGARRTLCISSQAGCPLRCAFCATGTMGLKRNLAAWEIAAQVRELLLAAEPVTPTNVVFMGMGEPLLNWPAVSAALTLLNHPDALGIGARHITVSTVGILPSLAELAKRPEQFRLAVSLHAPTSATRLTLMPIEKRYHLGDLLAALTAFRRRVTFEYVLIDGVNDRDEDLVELARIARRAGAMVNLLPLHPGGAPGLAPTPRGRIAGFAAGLRRRGVEAVARRSRGLDIAAACGQLRILRGEPGGEVPAQAHGDVHQPAGIRELAHRPDA
- a CDS encoding PTS sugar transporter subunit IIA, which codes for MLLSQLLAPERVRVPLVSRDKATILRELVELLVHSSGGSPEDILHAVREREDCQSTGFGHGVAIPHARTPSLPGLMLVAGQTSTPIDYGALDGKPVRLFFLLAGPETVAASQVRVLARIARLVRREYVRDRLLEAGTAEAFCQVVREAEGQ
- a CDS encoding VanZ family protein, whose product is MSPDQDVPSRAWVALVLWLVLQVTLTSLPGKAIPVDLPHPLDWLGHASLYAGIGGLVARVGVLRRWPSRRLVVAGILLSAWAALDELHQLFIPGRDAEVSDWVSDTVGGALGLYVGMRLMNSRFARWLR
- the aspS gene encoding aspartate--tRNA ligase: MASLAATSLRTHWCGELRAAHAGSEVRLGGWVHRRRDLGGIVFVDLRDREGIVQVAFGPGWSPPEVLERAGALVAEAAIIVHGVVERRPAGQANDEMPTGEVEVHATSVAIVGPTVTPAIPVARVRGEALAAEELRLRYRYLDLRRPELYRSLELRHRLLQRTRSELARRGFLEVETPILTKPTPEGARDFLVPSRVYPGQFYALPQSPQLYKQLLMVSGYDRYFQLARCFRDEDQRADRQLEFTQIDLECSFVTPEDIYAVTEAVLVALWDEAGKQVQAPFPRMAYRDAMARYGTDKPDLRFGLEIRDLTARIGEGSGEFLRAAVARGEHVHALVVPGGAALSRKDLDQLTAEAKTMRASGLVWAKRAADGVTGPGAKAFGEAALEALALAEGDLVLGCAGPDAVALPALGRVRLAVIARLEPAPAREHAFVWIEQFPLFERELETGALTFMHHPFTAPHPDDVGLLTANPEAARSLHYDPVYNGVELGSGSIRITDPALQSLVFERLGLSAEEAEHRFGFLLEALRTGAPPHGGIALGFDRIAMLLAGGESLRDVIAFPKTAAARALFEGAPTHVRQEDLDVLRVRIVE
- a CDS encoding PhoH family protein, with translation MTGSADVVHRLSVEGADPLALSGVHDANLHELARLAGVRVSLRGDQLSLAGTLEAVERATGLAQALVDLARMGEAFGPEEVRRIAEEGAGHGAPAPNGDLKIVLPGLRRIVAPKTAGQRAYVQAMLDNDIVVSIGPAGTGKTYLAVAVAVDLLHKKRVRRIILARPAVEAGERLGFLPGDMQAKVDPYLRPLYDALEDMMPHDRVQHALETRVIEIAPLAYMRGRTLADAFVILDEAQNTTGMQMKMLLTRLGVNSRAVITADKTQIDLAQHEESGIVQVERILPGIDGIAFCYLDEADVVRHRLVREIIRAYREDQQSR
- a CDS encoding HDIG domain-containing protein → MRLLPAVRRHASRLLLALLVAVVAYLAFPRAAWLVSAPRAVGAVASVDVIAPFGFLVPKTAAQRAREAEALAATVKPLITSHPELADSAADAAAHYFAALDSAVAAGGTLRDASRAAGVPLEGADLAALAGPGQRAALRRSLVAALRQSADGYLAPGLSTTELGRDVVLRRGADERVVTSDSLRPFGDFLERAAQLQPERRAAAAEQVYERLLGTFFRPTLVYERAETERRRDALRLTVDSVEASVQPGEKIIGAHEVVDQLAAAKLAAYRAVLERGGAGRVRGAVSALGLVGLETVLCVLFGVVCYFVRRPLYESLRSLGFFAAGFAVVVAAAGMLARWAPATPELIPIALAAIPFSVLFDGRIAAVAAMVLAAVIGVQPASGGSQALFLTFVGGVAAALSVQRIRRRTQTYYSIAIVAAVYAVASVVSGAAAGEPAAAIGRSAVLGGINALASAALAMLVLPLAERFTRSTTDLTLLELSDPDRPLLRRLATEAPGTYAHSVAMANLCEAACNAIGANGLLARVGCYYHDVGKLKHPQYFAENQSGGKRPHDQLRPSVSAAVIRRHVEDGLALAAEHRLPEAVRAFIPEHHGTSPISFFLERARAEEPSALAREELFRYPGPLPRSAETAVALLGDAVEAALRVLDDPTPETVADAIDHLIESRVESGQLREAPLTLAQIETVKQEFVRAYTAMFHNRVEYPEDSGGITADWESGHHG
- the ybeY gene encoding rRNA maturation RNase YbeY, producing the protein MRARLPRAEAVRLARAVLRAEGVRRAVLSISFVGRRRIRGLNRRHLGHDRETDVLAFGLGGVSGLVVGDIYCAPEIAARQAARFGTGEREELRRLVVHGVLHVLGYDHPEGPGRTRGRMWRRQELLLARLGRR